The following are encoded together in the Tripterygium wilfordii isolate XIE 37 chromosome 18, ASM1340144v1, whole genome shotgun sequence genome:
- the LOC119984810 gene encoding transcription factor BHLH42-like isoform X3 codes for MAAPPNNKLQNMLQAAVQSVQWTYSLYWQICPQEGKLVWSEGYYNGAIKTRKTVQPMEVSAEEASLQRSQQLRELYESLSAGETNQPVRRPCASLSPEDLTESEWFYLMCVSFSFPPGVGLPGKAYARRQHVWLTGANEVDSKTFSRAILAKTVVCIPLLEGIIELGFTDKVKEDLAFVQHIKTFFNDQNTQHHLPPPPKPALSGHSTSNPPSSNHLRGFHSPPLPATYAATDPPVISNQVEDEEEDDDEDEEEEEEEEEEELDSETQMARNSIAVPAQNGDAVAEPSELMQLEMSEDIRLGSPDDASNNLDSDLNLLGGNINAVDQQGLADSFRAELTRRWQVMQGPLSSSLQLPPNSGTNSGPTSLKDPEIAEDKHYSQTVSTIIESQQTRWAESCSTAYLPYSTQSAFAKWTTRSDHHHLLHVPVDGTSQWLLKYILFSVPYLHTKYRDENSPKSRDGDSTRFRRGTPQDELSANHVLAERRRREKLNERFIILRSLVPFVTKMDKASILGDTIEYVKQLRNKVQDLEARNRQTETDPRSRSAEPGLQRSSDLSLNEQRSGVTVVERARVGLGPGSDKRKLRIVEGSDGAAKPKTVEPPVIEAGTSVEVSIIESDALLELQCAHREGLLLDIMQLLRELRIETTAVQSSSINGVFVAELRAKVKESIVNGKKISITEVKRAVNQIIAES; via the exons ATGGCTGCGCCGCCCAATAACAAGCTGCAAAATATGTTGCAGGCGGCGGTGCAATCCGTTCAATGGACTTACAGTCTCTACTGGCAAATTTGTCCACAAgaagg GAAATTAGTGTGGAGTGAAGGGTACTACAATGGAGCAATCAAGACCAGAAAAACAGTACAACCGATGGAGGTTAGTGCGGAGGAGGCATCCTTACAAAGAAGCCAACAACTAAGAGAACTCTACGAATCATTATCCGCAGGAGAGACCAACCAGCCAGTGCGTCGTCCTTGCGCCTCCTTGTCACCGGAGGACTTGACGGAGTCCGAGTGGTTTTACTTGATGTGTGTCTCATTCTCATTTCCCCCCGGCGTAGG GTTACCAGGGAAGGCATATGCAAGGAGGCAGCATGTATGGCTTACTGGAGCAAACGAGGTCGACAGCAAAACATTTTCAAGAGCTATTCTTGCTAAG ACTGTGGTATGCATTCCTCTTCTTGAGGGTATTATCGAACTCGGCTTCACAGATAAG gtTAAAGAAGACCTTGCATTTGTCCAACATATCAAAACCTTCTTCAATGACCAAAACACCCAGCACCACCTTCCACCCCCACCCAAACCAGCCCTCTCCGGACACTCCACCTCCAATCCTCCTTCATCCAACCACCTTCGAGGTTTCCACTCTCCTCCACTCCCCGCCACCTACGCCGCCACTGATCCTCCTGTAATCTCCAATCAAGTGGAGGAtgaagaggaagatgatgacgaagatgaagaagaggaggaggaggaggaggaggaggagttggATTCTGAAACCCAAATGGCACGCAATAGCATCGCGGTGCCAGCTCAGAACGGTGACGCTGTAGCCGAGCCGAGTGAGCTGATGCAGCTGGAAATGTCGGAGGATATACGGCTCGGCTCGCCTGATGATGCTTCCAATAATCTGGACTCCGATCTCAACTTGCTGGGAGGGAATATCAATGCGGTGGATCAGCAAGGGCTAGCTGACTCGTTTAGGGCTGAGTTGACTCGACGGTGGCAGGTGATGCAGGGCCCGTTGAGTAGTAGCCTTCAACTACCACCCAATTCAGGTACAAACTCTG gtCCCACTTCGCTAAAAGATCCAGAGATTGCAGAAGACAAGCACTACTCCCAAACGGTCTCCACCATCATCGAAAGCCAACAAACACGATGGGCCGAGTCATGCTCCACGGCCTACTTGCCTTACTCTACCCAATCAGCTTTTGCCAAGTGGACTACCCGATCtgaccaccaccacctcctccacgTCCCCGTGGATGGCACCTCCCAGTGGCTACTCAAGTACATTCTCTTCAGCGTACCTTATCTGCACACCAAATACCGCGACGAGAACTCTCCAAAATCACGCGACGGAGACTCCACGCGCTTCCGTAGAGGAACGCCGCAGGACGAGCTCAGCGCCAACCACGTCCTCGCCGAGCGCCGCCGCCGCGAGAAGCTCAATGAGAGATTCATCATATTGAGGTCACTCGTCCCGTTCGTGACCAAAATGGACAAGGCCTCCATTTTGGGGGACACAATCGAGTACGTGAAGCAATTGCGGAATAAGGTTCAAGATCTCGAGGCGCGTAACCGTCAGACGGAGACTGATCCACGGTCAAGATCGGCGGAGCCAGGACTGCAGAGGAGCAGTGATTTGAGTTTGAATGAGCAAAGAAGCGGAGTAACGGTTGTGGAACGGGCCAGGGTGGGCCTTGGGCCTGGGTCAGATAAGAGGAAATTGAGAATTGTGGAGGGGAGTGATGGCGCTGCTAAGCCCAAGACGGTGGAGCCGCCGGTAATTGAGGCGGGGACATCCGTGGAGGTTTCTATTATAGAGAGCGACGCATTGTTGGAGCTGCAATGTGCGCACAGGGAAGGATTGTTGCTTGATATAATGCAATTGTTGAGGGAGCTCCGGATTGAGACCACAGCAGTCCAGTCTTCTTCCATTAATGGTGTTTTTGTTGCAGAATTAAGGGCCAAG GTGAAGGAGAGTATTGTAAATGGGAAGAAGATTAGCATTACAGAGGTGAAGAGGGCAGTTAATCAAATAATAGCAGAATCATGA
- the LOC119984810 gene encoding transcription factor BHLH42-like isoform X2 has translation MAAPPNNKLQNMLQAAVQSVQWTYSLYWQICPQEGKLVWSEGYYNGAIKTRKTVQPMEVSAEEASLQRSQQLRELYESLSAGETNQPVRRPCASLSPEDLTESEWFYLMCVSFSFPPGVGLPGKAYARRQHVWLTGANEVDSKTFSRAILAKGAQIQTVVCIPLLEGIIELGFTDKVKEDLAFVQHIKTFFNDQNTQHHLPPPPKPALSGHSTSNPPSSNHLRGFHSPPLPATYAATDPPVISNQVEDEEEDDDEDEEEEEEEEEEELDSETQMARNSIAVPAQNGDAVAEPSELMQLEMSEDIRLGSPDDASNNLDSDLNLLGGNINAVDQQGLADSFRAELTRRWQVMQGPLSSSLQLPPNSGPTSLKDPEIAEDKHYSQTVSTIIESQQTRWAESCSTAYLPYSTQSAFAKWTTRSDHHHLLHVPVDGTSQWLLKYILFSVPYLHTKYRDENSPKSRDGDSTRFRRGTPQDELSANHVLAERRRREKLNERFIILRSLVPFVTKMDKASILGDTIEYVKQLRNKVQDLEARNRQTETDPRSRSAEPGLQRSSDLSLNEQRSGVTVVERARVGLGPGSDKRKLRIVEGSDGAAKPKTVEPPVIEAGTSVEVSIIESDALLELQCAHREGLLLDIMQLLRELRIETTAVQSSSINGVFVAELRAKVKESIVNGKKISITEVKRAVNQIIAES, from the exons ATGGCTGCGCCGCCCAATAACAAGCTGCAAAATATGTTGCAGGCGGCGGTGCAATCCGTTCAATGGACTTACAGTCTCTACTGGCAAATTTGTCCACAAgaagg GAAATTAGTGTGGAGTGAAGGGTACTACAATGGAGCAATCAAGACCAGAAAAACAGTACAACCGATGGAGGTTAGTGCGGAGGAGGCATCCTTACAAAGAAGCCAACAACTAAGAGAACTCTACGAATCATTATCCGCAGGAGAGACCAACCAGCCAGTGCGTCGTCCTTGCGCCTCCTTGTCACCGGAGGACTTGACGGAGTCCGAGTGGTTTTACTTGATGTGTGTCTCATTCTCATTTCCCCCCGGCGTAGG GTTACCAGGGAAGGCATATGCAAGGAGGCAGCATGTATGGCTTACTGGAGCAAACGAGGTCGACAGCAAAACATTTTCAAGAGCTATTCTTGCTAAG GGCGCTCAAATACAG ACTGTGGTATGCATTCCTCTTCTTGAGGGTATTATCGAACTCGGCTTCACAGATAAG gtTAAAGAAGACCTTGCATTTGTCCAACATATCAAAACCTTCTTCAATGACCAAAACACCCAGCACCACCTTCCACCCCCACCCAAACCAGCCCTCTCCGGACACTCCACCTCCAATCCTCCTTCATCCAACCACCTTCGAGGTTTCCACTCTCCTCCACTCCCCGCCACCTACGCCGCCACTGATCCTCCTGTAATCTCCAATCAAGTGGAGGAtgaagaggaagatgatgacgaagatgaagaagaggaggaggaggaggaggaggaggagttggATTCTGAAACCCAAATGGCACGCAATAGCATCGCGGTGCCAGCTCAGAACGGTGACGCTGTAGCCGAGCCGAGTGAGCTGATGCAGCTGGAAATGTCGGAGGATATACGGCTCGGCTCGCCTGATGATGCTTCCAATAATCTGGACTCCGATCTCAACTTGCTGGGAGGGAATATCAATGCGGTGGATCAGCAAGGGCTAGCTGACTCGTTTAGGGCTGAGTTGACTCGACGGTGGCAGGTGATGCAGGGCCCGTTGAGTAGTAGCCTTCAACTACCACCCAATTCAG gtCCCACTTCGCTAAAAGATCCAGAGATTGCAGAAGACAAGCACTACTCCCAAACGGTCTCCACCATCATCGAAAGCCAACAAACACGATGGGCCGAGTCATGCTCCACGGCCTACTTGCCTTACTCTACCCAATCAGCTTTTGCCAAGTGGACTACCCGATCtgaccaccaccacctcctccacgTCCCCGTGGATGGCACCTCCCAGTGGCTACTCAAGTACATTCTCTTCAGCGTACCTTATCTGCACACCAAATACCGCGACGAGAACTCTCCAAAATCACGCGACGGAGACTCCACGCGCTTCCGTAGAGGAACGCCGCAGGACGAGCTCAGCGCCAACCACGTCCTCGCCGAGCGCCGCCGCCGCGAGAAGCTCAATGAGAGATTCATCATATTGAGGTCACTCGTCCCGTTCGTGACCAAAATGGACAAGGCCTCCATTTTGGGGGACACAATCGAGTACGTGAAGCAATTGCGGAATAAGGTTCAAGATCTCGAGGCGCGTAACCGTCAGACGGAGACTGATCCACGGTCAAGATCGGCGGAGCCAGGACTGCAGAGGAGCAGTGATTTGAGTTTGAATGAGCAAAGAAGCGGAGTAACGGTTGTGGAACGGGCCAGGGTGGGCCTTGGGCCTGGGTCAGATAAGAGGAAATTGAGAATTGTGGAGGGGAGTGATGGCGCTGCTAAGCCCAAGACGGTGGAGCCGCCGGTAATTGAGGCGGGGACATCCGTGGAGGTTTCTATTATAGAGAGCGACGCATTGTTGGAGCTGCAATGTGCGCACAGGGAAGGATTGTTGCTTGATATAATGCAATTGTTGAGGGAGCTCCGGATTGAGACCACAGCAGTCCAGTCTTCTTCCATTAATGGTGTTTTTGTTGCAGAATTAAGGGCCAAG GTGAAGGAGAGTATTGTAAATGGGAAGAAGATTAGCATTACAGAGGTGAAGAGGGCAGTTAATCAAATAATAGCAGAATCATGA
- the LOC119984810 gene encoding transcription factor BHLH42-like isoform X1 has translation MAAPPNNKLQNMLQAAVQSVQWTYSLYWQICPQEGKLVWSEGYYNGAIKTRKTVQPMEVSAEEASLQRSQQLRELYESLSAGETNQPVRRPCASLSPEDLTESEWFYLMCVSFSFPPGVGLPGKAYARRQHVWLTGANEVDSKTFSRAILAKGAQIQTVVCIPLLEGIIELGFTDKVKEDLAFVQHIKTFFNDQNTQHHLPPPPKPALSGHSTSNPPSSNHLRGFHSPPLPATYAATDPPVISNQVEDEEEDDDEDEEEEEEEEEEELDSETQMARNSIAVPAQNGDAVAEPSELMQLEMSEDIRLGSPDDASNNLDSDLNLLGGNINAVDQQGLADSFRAELTRRWQVMQGPLSSSLQLPPNSGTNSGPTSLKDPEIAEDKHYSQTVSTIIESQQTRWAESCSTAYLPYSTQSAFAKWTTRSDHHHLLHVPVDGTSQWLLKYILFSVPYLHTKYRDENSPKSRDGDSTRFRRGTPQDELSANHVLAERRRREKLNERFIILRSLVPFVTKMDKASILGDTIEYVKQLRNKVQDLEARNRQTETDPRSRSAEPGLQRSSDLSLNEQRSGVTVVERARVGLGPGSDKRKLRIVEGSDGAAKPKTVEPPVIEAGTSVEVSIIESDALLELQCAHREGLLLDIMQLLRELRIETTAVQSSSINGVFVAELRAKVKESIVNGKKISITEVKRAVNQIIAES, from the exons ATGGCTGCGCCGCCCAATAACAAGCTGCAAAATATGTTGCAGGCGGCGGTGCAATCCGTTCAATGGACTTACAGTCTCTACTGGCAAATTTGTCCACAAgaagg GAAATTAGTGTGGAGTGAAGGGTACTACAATGGAGCAATCAAGACCAGAAAAACAGTACAACCGATGGAGGTTAGTGCGGAGGAGGCATCCTTACAAAGAAGCCAACAACTAAGAGAACTCTACGAATCATTATCCGCAGGAGAGACCAACCAGCCAGTGCGTCGTCCTTGCGCCTCCTTGTCACCGGAGGACTTGACGGAGTCCGAGTGGTTTTACTTGATGTGTGTCTCATTCTCATTTCCCCCCGGCGTAGG GTTACCAGGGAAGGCATATGCAAGGAGGCAGCATGTATGGCTTACTGGAGCAAACGAGGTCGACAGCAAAACATTTTCAAGAGCTATTCTTGCTAAG GGCGCTCAAATACAG ACTGTGGTATGCATTCCTCTTCTTGAGGGTATTATCGAACTCGGCTTCACAGATAAG gtTAAAGAAGACCTTGCATTTGTCCAACATATCAAAACCTTCTTCAATGACCAAAACACCCAGCACCACCTTCCACCCCCACCCAAACCAGCCCTCTCCGGACACTCCACCTCCAATCCTCCTTCATCCAACCACCTTCGAGGTTTCCACTCTCCTCCACTCCCCGCCACCTACGCCGCCACTGATCCTCCTGTAATCTCCAATCAAGTGGAGGAtgaagaggaagatgatgacgaagatgaagaagaggaggaggaggaggaggaggaggagttggATTCTGAAACCCAAATGGCACGCAATAGCATCGCGGTGCCAGCTCAGAACGGTGACGCTGTAGCCGAGCCGAGTGAGCTGATGCAGCTGGAAATGTCGGAGGATATACGGCTCGGCTCGCCTGATGATGCTTCCAATAATCTGGACTCCGATCTCAACTTGCTGGGAGGGAATATCAATGCGGTGGATCAGCAAGGGCTAGCTGACTCGTTTAGGGCTGAGTTGACTCGACGGTGGCAGGTGATGCAGGGCCCGTTGAGTAGTAGCCTTCAACTACCACCCAATTCAGGTACAAACTCTG gtCCCACTTCGCTAAAAGATCCAGAGATTGCAGAAGACAAGCACTACTCCCAAACGGTCTCCACCATCATCGAAAGCCAACAAACACGATGGGCCGAGTCATGCTCCACGGCCTACTTGCCTTACTCTACCCAATCAGCTTTTGCCAAGTGGACTACCCGATCtgaccaccaccacctcctccacgTCCCCGTGGATGGCACCTCCCAGTGGCTACTCAAGTACATTCTCTTCAGCGTACCTTATCTGCACACCAAATACCGCGACGAGAACTCTCCAAAATCACGCGACGGAGACTCCACGCGCTTCCGTAGAGGAACGCCGCAGGACGAGCTCAGCGCCAACCACGTCCTCGCCGAGCGCCGCCGCCGCGAGAAGCTCAATGAGAGATTCATCATATTGAGGTCACTCGTCCCGTTCGTGACCAAAATGGACAAGGCCTCCATTTTGGGGGACACAATCGAGTACGTGAAGCAATTGCGGAATAAGGTTCAAGATCTCGAGGCGCGTAACCGTCAGACGGAGACTGATCCACGGTCAAGATCGGCGGAGCCAGGACTGCAGAGGAGCAGTGATTTGAGTTTGAATGAGCAAAGAAGCGGAGTAACGGTTGTGGAACGGGCCAGGGTGGGCCTTGGGCCTGGGTCAGATAAGAGGAAATTGAGAATTGTGGAGGGGAGTGATGGCGCTGCTAAGCCCAAGACGGTGGAGCCGCCGGTAATTGAGGCGGGGACATCCGTGGAGGTTTCTATTATAGAGAGCGACGCATTGTTGGAGCTGCAATGTGCGCACAGGGAAGGATTGTTGCTTGATATAATGCAATTGTTGAGGGAGCTCCGGATTGAGACCACAGCAGTCCAGTCTTCTTCCATTAATGGTGTTTTTGTTGCAGAATTAAGGGCCAAG GTGAAGGAGAGTATTGTAAATGGGAAGAAGATTAGCATTACAGAGGTGAAGAGGGCAGTTAATCAAATAATAGCAGAATCATGA